One Pirellulales bacterium DNA window includes the following coding sequences:
- a CDS encoding peptidylprolyl isomerase — translation MWAKEQELRAAEAKADDLPRVLLKTTQGDIVLELFENEAPNSVANFIHLVEKGYYNNLSFHRVIHGFMAQGGDPKGDGSGGPGYTIACECFEPNHRNHFAGTLSMAHAGRDTGGSQFFLTFRPTPHLNPSADMKSGHTVFGRVIEGYDNLVKLKTADPQKPGKPDKILEAKVLRKREHEYTPQTKPDAA, via the coding sequence ATGTGGGCCAAGGAGCAAGAACTGCGCGCCGCGGAGGCCAAGGCCGACGACCTGCCGCGCGTGCTGCTGAAGACGACGCAGGGAGACATTGTGCTGGAACTGTTCGAGAACGAAGCTCCTAACTCAGTGGCCAACTTCATCCATTTGGTGGAGAAGGGCTATTACAACAACCTGAGCTTCCATCGCGTCATCCACGGCTTCATGGCCCAAGGAGGCGATCCCAAGGGAGACGGTTCGGGCGGCCCCGGCTACACCATCGCCTGCGAGTGCTTTGAGCCGAATCACCGCAATCACTTCGCCGGCACGCTCAGCATGGCGCATGCCGGGCGCGACACGGGCGGCTCGCAGTTTTTTCTTACCTTTCGGCCGACACCGCATCTCAATCCGTCGGCCGACATGAAGAGCGGACACACCGTGTTTGGCCGCGTGATCGAGGGGTATGACAATCTGGTGAAGCTCAAGACCGCCGATCCGCAAAAGCCGGGCAAGCCAGACAAGATTCTGGAGGCCAAGGTGCTGCGCAAGCGCGAGCACGAGTACACGCCCCAGACCAAGCCGGACGCTGCCTGA